From the genome of Gemmatimonadota bacterium, one region includes:
- a CDS encoding NAD(P)/FAD-dependent oxidoreductase — MDRPNPDYPVLVIGAGPAGLATAACLSRRGIAHRLLERGDALGASWRRTYDSLVLHTGRHMSTLPGLDYPRGTPLFPTRDQFVRYLQDYASTHGLRIETGCDVTALRRSAHGWAASLGNGARIEGSSAVVCSGIMANPRVPELAGRDAFRGELLHSVDYRRADRFVGRRVLVVGVGNSGGEIGSELAQAGAQVTMLVRTGANVVPLAIAGIPIQYLSHAMRKLPRAAQEWVVKRVQRLTEVRRGPPVFPRPPHSALDAIPIIGFNLVDAIKAGRARVQLGSIDHLTADGAVFSDGTSAPFDAIVLATGFAPALRMLDDLIACDAKGFARRRDRVTSADQPGLYFVGHNYDATGGIANIRRDAPIVAEHIAVCRATAARMAKQRARAQERMQAKDGAQATHQAMASAATPGSPAVSPPDTNVPPTASSSG; from the coding sequence ATGGACAGGCCGAACCCGGACTATCCGGTACTGGTGATCGGCGCGGGCCCCGCGGGGCTGGCGACGGCGGCGTGCCTGTCGCGTCGCGGGATCGCCCACCGGCTGCTGGAGCGGGGTGACGCGCTCGGCGCCTCGTGGCGGCGGACGTACGATTCGCTGGTCCTGCACACCGGCCGGCACATGTCGACGCTGCCGGGGCTCGACTATCCACGCGGGACACCGCTCTTTCCGACGCGCGACCAGTTCGTCCGCTACCTCCAGGACTACGCGTCGACCCACGGGCTCCGGATCGAGACCGGGTGTGACGTGACGGCGCTGCGCCGCTCGGCGCACGGGTGGGCGGCCTCGTTAGGCAACGGCGCGCGCATCGAGGGGAGCTCGGCCGTCGTCTGCTCCGGGATCATGGCCAACCCGCGTGTGCCGGAGCTCGCGGGGCGGGATGCCTTTCGCGGCGAGCTGCTGCATTCCGTGGACTACCGGCGGGCGGATCGCTTCGTCGGGCGACGCGTTCTGGTGGTCGGGGTGGGGAACTCCGGCGGCGAGATCGGGAGCGAGTTGGCGCAGGCGGGGGCGCAGGTGACGATGCTCGTGCGCACCGGGGCCAACGTGGTCCCGCTGGCGATTGCGGGGATCCCCATTCAGTACCTCTCGCACGCGATGCGCAAACTGCCGCGTGCGGCGCAGGAGTGGGTCGTGAAGCGCGTGCAGCGCCTCACGGAGGTGCGCCGTGGTCCTCCCGTCTTTCCGCGGCCGCCGCACTCCGCACTCGATGCGATCCCGATCATCGGCTTCAACCTCGTCGATGCGATCAAGGCGGGGCGGGCCCGCGTGCAGCTCGGTTCGATCGACCACCTGACGGCCGACGGCGCCGTCTTTTCCGACGGGACGTCGGCGCCGTTCGATGCGATCGTCCTGGCCACCGGTTTTGCGCCGGCGCTGCGGATGCTGGACGACCTGATCGCGTGCGACGCGAAGGGCTTCGCGCGCCGCCGCGACCGCGTGACGAGTGCGGACCAGCCGGGACTGTACTTCGTAGGGCACAACTACGACGCCACCGGCGGGATCGCGAACATCCGACGTGACGCACCGATCGTCGCCGAGCACATTGCGGTGTGCCGCGCAACGGCGGCGCGCATGGCGAAGCAGCGTGCCCGCGCGCAGGAGCGGATGCAGGCGAAGGACGGGGCACAGGCGACGCACCAGGCGATGGCGAGTGCCGCGACGCCCGGCTCGCCAGCGGTGTCACCGCCGGACACGAACGTGCCCCCGACGGCATCAAGCAGCGGCTGA
- a CDS encoding NTP transferase domain-containing protein, giving the protein MKVIIPLAGKGTRLRPHTHLTPKPMLKVAGKPVMDYVMDDVAKLGNVDQVIYITGHLKEKVEAHARTAFGIPGVFIEQQVQDGTAGAVALAKPFVDAPVLIIFVDTIFDADLSVIKTTDADGIIWTKEVEDYQRFGVVVTDADGHMTKIVEKPKTPISKRANIGLYYIRNWQLLYEGIAHVLSQPTNQGEYYLTDAFQYMIEHGAKIKVIDVEGWYDAGKIDTLLDTNRAMLDKGRARVPAGIDPSQIVHPVYIEDGVTITGSVVGPNVSIGKGSVIEHAHLKDTVIGDKTRIARCTLSNSLIGSEVVLAGITGEVTIGDHSEVRADA; this is encoded by the coding sequence ATGAAGGTGATCATTCCGCTGGCCGGCAAGGGGACGCGCCTGCGTCCGCACACGCACCTGACGCCGAAGCCGATGTTGAAGGTGGCGGGGAAGCCGGTGATGGACTACGTGATGGACGACGTCGCCAAGCTGGGGAATGTCGACCAGGTCATCTACATCACGGGGCACCTGAAGGAGAAGGTCGAGGCGCACGCGCGCACCGCCTTCGGCATCCCCGGCGTCTTCATCGAGCAGCAGGTGCAAGACGGGACGGCTGGGGCGGTCGCGCTGGCCAAGCCGTTCGTCGACGCGCCGGTCCTGATCATCTTCGTCGACACGATCTTCGACGCCGACCTCTCGGTGATCAAGACGACCGACGCCGACGGGATCATCTGGACCAAGGAGGTCGAGGACTACCAGCGCTTTGGCGTGGTGGTCACTGACGCCGACGGCCACATGACCAAGATCGTCGAGAAGCCCAAGACGCCGATCTCCAAGCGTGCCAACATCGGGTTGTACTACATCCGCAACTGGCAGCTGCTCTACGAGGGGATCGCGCACGTGCTCTCGCAGCCGACCAACCAGGGCGAGTACTACCTGACCGATGCCTTCCAGTACATGATCGAGCACGGGGCGAAGATCAAGGTGATCGACGTCGAGGGGTGGTACGACGCCGGGAAGATCGACACGCTGCTCGACACTAACCGGGCGATGCTGGACAAGGGGCGCGCCCGCGTCCCGGCGGGCATCGACCCGTCGCAGATCGTGCACCCGGTCTACATCGAGGACGGCGTGACGATCACCGGCTCCGTCGTGGGCCCCAACGTGTCGATCGGGAAGGGGAGCGTCATCGAGCACGCGCACCTCAAGGACACGGTCATCGGCGACAAGACGCGGATTGCGCGCTGCACGCTCAGCAATTCGCTCATCGGCAGCGAGGTCGTGCTCGCCGGGATCACCGGCGAGGTGACGATCGGCGATCATTCCGAGGTTCGCGCCGACGCCTAG
- a CDS encoding cupin domain-containing protein, with protein sequence MSGRAEVRRVSKPWGYEVIWAHTDRYVGKILHIDAGQALSVQYHEVKDETVYLLSGEMKYWVKLPGEQELRDMHLRQGDAFRITPGTVHYMEAVTDCDVLEASTPELDDVVRIKDRYGREGTNAP encoded by the coding sequence GTGAGCGGGCGGGCGGAGGTCCGGCGCGTCTCCAAGCCGTGGGGCTACGAGGTCATCTGGGCGCACACCGACCGGTACGTCGGGAAGATCCTGCACATCGACGCCGGCCAGGCCCTCTCGGTGCAGTACCACGAGGTGAAGGACGAGACGGTCTACCTGCTGTCGGGGGAGATGAAGTACTGGGTCAAGCTCCCGGGTGAGCAGGAGCTGCGCGACATGCACCTGCGGCAGGGCGATGCGTTTCGCATCACCCCCGGAACGGTGCATTACATGGAAGCCGTGACCGACTGCGATGTGCTCGAGGCCTCGACGCCCGAGCTCGACGACGTCGTGCGCATCAAGGACCGCTACGGACGCGAGGGGACGAACGCACCATGA